The following proteins are encoded in a genomic region of Glycine max cultivar Williams 82 chromosome 18, Glycine_max_v4.0, whole genome shotgun sequence:
- the LOC102663440 gene encoding uncharacterized protein gives MVYGKSCHLPVETKHKAYWALKFFNFDEAASREQRRLQLLELEEMRLIAYESSKLYKEMVKKYQDKKLVKKDFQPGQQVLLFNSRLKLFPGKLKSKWSRPFTIKRVRPYGAMELYDPQAKDIDRTWVVNGQSLKLYHGGTIERLNTVLYFQEA, from the coding sequence ATGGTGTATGGAAAGTCTTGTCACTTACCAGTGGAAACAAAGCATAAAGCATATTGGgccttaaaattttttaactttgatgaaGCTGCATCTAGAGAGCAAAGGAGGCTGCAGCTATTGGAGTTGGAAGAGATGAGATTAATTGCATATGAATCTTCAAAGCTGTACAAAGAGATGGTTAAAAAGTATCAAGATAAAAAGCTGGTCAAGAAGGATTTTCAGCCAGGTCAACAAGTGCTGCTTTTCAATTCAAGGCTTAAATTGTTTCCTGGGAAGCTCAAATCTAAATGGTCCAGACCATTTACCATCAAGAGAGTCCGACCATACGGAGCAATGGAGCTTTATGACCCTCAAGCTAAAGATATCGACAGAACATGGGTGGTGAATGGACAAAGTCTAAAGTTGTACCATGGTGGAACCATTGAGAGATTAAACACTGTTCTATACTTTCAAGAAGCATAA